The following proteins are encoded in a genomic region of Syntrophotaleaceae bacterium:
- a CDS encoding F0F1 ATP synthase subunit epsilon, which yields MRLKVFTPTGVVFDREVAGIVAEGSNGHFGLRPRHIDFVSDLVPGLLRLQMELPNGDEEYIAVDRGLLIKQGDDVLVSVHDAVGEAPLEELMEIVNSRFATLNDKERAVHSALARLEADFLRRFMDL from the coding sequence ATGAGGCTGAAAGTTTTTACCCCCACCGGGGTCGTATTCGATCGGGAGGTTGCCGGGATCGTTGCCGAGGGGAGCAACGGCCACTTCGGGCTCAGGCCCCGACACATCGACTTCGTCTCGGATCTTGTGCCCGGTTTGCTGCGCCTGCAGATGGAGTTGCCAAACGGGGATGAGGAGTATATTGCAGTGGACCGAGGCCTCCTGATCAAACAGGGGGATGATGTTTTGGTTTCCGTCCACGATGCCGTCGGCGAGGCGCCGCTGGAGGAGTTGATGGAGATCGTGAACTCCCGCTTTGCCACCCTGAATGACAAGGAAAGGGCCGTACACTCGGCTCTGGCCCGGTTGGAGGCAGACTTTCTCAGGAGGTTCATGGACCTTTGA
- the atpD gene encoding F0F1 ATP synthase subunit beta — protein MNPSATKSGSVVSVRGSVIDAEFSGVLPRINDLLLAGEAETIPVEVVLHLDRSHVRGVALTPTQGLARGAPIRDTGRPLEAPVGRQILGRVFNVFGDTIDRGEPPAGCELRPVHHKPAALAERSTRTEIFETGIKVIDLLAPLERGGKAGLFGGAGVGKTVLITELIHNMVGRHQGVSIFAGIGERCREGEELYRAMRDAGVMDSTVMVFGQMNEPPGARFRAPLIALTIAEYFRDDLGQDVLLLIDNIFRFIQAGMEISGMLGLLPSRLGYQPTLASELAELEERIINTRRGAITSIQAVYVPADDFTDPAAVHTFAHLSASVVLSRKRAGEGLYPAMDPLESGSRMLNPAIAGERHYRIAQEVRRTMATYEELKDIIAMLGLEELSREDRKTVFRARRLERFLTQPFYTTEQFTGLPGKTVPLAETLTGCERILNDEFEQSPEKALYMIGSVEEAGQERNRKSGSAA, from the coding sequence ATGAATCCTTCAGCGACAAAATCCGGTTCCGTGGTTTCCGTGCGCGGAAGCGTCATCGACGCCGAGTTTTCGGGGGTTCTGCCCCGGATCAACGACCTTCTGCTGGCGGGGGAAGCAGAGACTATCCCTGTCGAGGTCGTTCTCCATCTTGACCGGAGCCATGTGCGGGGGGTCGCCCTAACACCGACCCAGGGCCTGGCGCGGGGCGCGCCGATCCGCGATACGGGCCGGCCCCTCGAGGCGCCGGTGGGCCGGCAGATCCTTGGCCGGGTCTTCAACGTGTTTGGGGATACCATTGACCGCGGGGAGCCCCCTGCAGGATGCGAATTGCGCCCGGTGCATCACAAGCCGGCGGCGCTTGCAGAGCGTTCGACCCGCACGGAAATCTTCGAGACCGGGATCAAGGTCATCGATCTGCTCGCCCCCCTGGAGCGGGGCGGCAAGGCCGGGCTTTTCGGAGGAGCCGGGGTCGGCAAAACGGTCCTGATCACCGAGCTGATCCACAACATGGTGGGCCGCCATCAGGGTGTGTCGATATTTGCAGGCATCGGCGAGCGCTGTCGTGAAGGGGAGGAACTCTACCGCGCGATGCGTGATGCCGGGGTGATGGACAGCACCGTGATGGTTTTCGGCCAGATGAACGAGCCGCCGGGAGCCCGCTTTCGAGCGCCCCTCATCGCCTTGACCATCGCCGAGTATTTTCGGGATGATCTCGGGCAGGACGTGCTGCTGCTCATCGACAACATCTTCCGCTTTATCCAGGCGGGCATGGAGATCAGCGGCATGCTCGGCCTGCTCCCCTCGCGCCTCGGATATCAGCCGACTTTGGCCTCGGAACTGGCCGAACTGGAAGAGCGGATCATCAATACCCGGCGCGGGGCCATCACTTCCATCCAGGCCGTCTACGTTCCGGCCGACGACTTCACCGATCCGGCAGCGGTTCACACCTTCGCTCACCTGTCGGCCTCCGTCGTTCTCTCCCGGAAGCGGGCGGGCGAGGGCCTTTATCCGGCCATGGACCCGCTGGAGTCCGGCTCGCGGATGCTCAATCCCGCAATTGCCGGCGAGCGCCACTACCGGATAGCCCAGGAGGTGCGCCGCACCATGGCCACCTATGAGGAATTGAAAGACATCATCGCCATGCTGGGGTTGGAAGAGCTGTCCCGCGAGGATCGAAAAACCGTTTTTAGGGCCCGGCGTCTGGAGCGCTTCCTGACCCAGCCGTTCTATACCACCGAACAGTTTACGGGCCTGCCGGGAAAAACCGTGCCCCTCGCCGAAACGCTGACGGGTTGCGAACGGATTCTGAACGACGAGTTCGAGCAGTCGCCCGAGAAGGCGCTCTACATGATCGGTTCTGTCGAGGAGGCGGGCCAGGAAAGGAACCGCAAATCGGGATCGGCGGCATGA
- a CDS encoding substrate-binding domain-containing protein, whose amino-acid sequence MSKDNFILQNTVRKTREEHGWSQQDLAERSGLSRTGISAIEAGRLIPSTAAALALAAVFGCRVEDLFMLGGKESAEWAWPPPKQPCRYWRALVGSRQLIYPVESNPLGTIPHDGVWRDGQFHDHPFAEPVRTLVVACCDPAVGLLANEYARQSPFRMLVLQRGSRAALELLAAGLVHIAGLHLGGTEHAEGNKRAALEIYGRNFQLLRITDWEEGLALAPGLANAGVSSIIKSNLKWIGREPGSGARKVLDNLSEGRIVPEHLARDHRGVVQTIRSGFAQAGVSVRLVCEEEGLDFLTVSQEAYELCIPESSLEDPRVQALVEVVRSSTYRRMLAELPGYDCHKTGDTETVKK is encoded by the coding sequence ATGTCAAAAGATAATTTCATCCTGCAGAATACTGTTCGCAAAACTCGGGAAGAGCATGGATGGTCGCAACAGGATCTGGCCGAACGATCCGGCCTGTCCAGAACCGGCATCAGCGCTATCGAGGCCGGTCGCCTGATCCCTTCCACCGCCGCGGCTCTGGCTCTGGCGGCGGTTTTCGGGTGCAGAGTGGAAGATCTTTTCATGCTGGGTGGAAAGGAATCGGCCGAATGGGCCTGGCCTCCGCCCAAGCAGCCCTGCCGCTACTGGCGGGCGCTGGTCGGTTCCCGCCAATTGATCTACCCTGTTGAATCGAATCCACTGGGAACGATCCCTCACGACGGCGTCTGGCGCGACGGCCAGTTTCACGACCATCCGTTTGCGGAACCGGTACGCACCCTGGTGGTAGCCTGCTGTGATCCGGCGGTCGGCCTGCTTGCGAACGAATACGCTCGCCAGAGCCCTTTCCGGATGCTGGTCCTGCAGCGGGGCAGCCGCGCTGCCCTTGAACTGCTGGCGGCCGGCCTGGTCCATATTGCCGGGTTGCATCTGGGTGGAACCGAGCACGCCGAGGGCAATAAGCGGGCAGCCCTTGAGATCTATGGCAGAAATTTCCAGCTGCTGCGAATTACCGACTGGGAGGAAGGGCTGGCGCTTGCTCCGGGATTGGCAAATGCAGGGGTCAGCTCCATCATCAAATCCAACCTGAAATGGATTGGCCGGGAACCGGGCTCCGGTGCTCGAAAGGTACTTGACAATTTATCCGAGGGCCGGATCGTTCCCGAACATCTGGCCCGTGACCATCGCGGAGTCGTCCAGACCATCCGCAGCGGCTTCGCCCAGGCTGGTGTCTCCGTCCGCCTGGTCTGCGAGGAGGAAGGTCTCGACTTTCTCACCGTCAGCCAGGAGGCCTACGAGCTCTGCATTCCGGAATCCTCACTGGAGGACCCCCGTGTGCAGGCCCTGGTCGAGGTCGTGCGGTCTTCCACCTACCGGCGGATGCTGGCGGAGCTGCCGGGGTACGACTGCCACAAGACAGGGGACACGGAGACGGTCAAAAAGTAA
- the modA gene encoding molybdate ABC transporter substrate-binding protein, protein MRSLLISLLLSLLLVSTAFAAEVRISVAASLTDAVKEIIASYEKKVEDVEILPNFASSGALAKQIVQGAPADLFISANPKWMNYLVEEKMIPADQVRILAFNSLVLAGDPGLSVTSLDDVAKLGRIAIGSPKSVPAGQYAEQALKAAGLFEKVQPKLVMAKDVRQALIYADRGEVDGAFVYRTDALLAEKAKILLEIPQELYSEVNYPIALTVAGLKKPEAVAFADYLKTAEAAEMLRKYGFVVRCENSGQKTKP, encoded by the coding sequence ATGCGTTCGCTGCTGATTTCCCTGCTGCTGTCCCTGCTCCTCGTTTCCACCGCCTTTGCCGCCGAAGTTCGCATTTCGGTTGCGGCCAGCCTGACCGATGCGGTCAAGGAGATCATTGCCAGCTACGAGAAAAAGGTCGAGGATGTCGAGATTCTGCCCAATTTCGCCTCTTCCGGAGCCCTTGCCAAGCAGATTGTCCAGGGAGCTCCGGCGGATCTGTTCATTTCGGCCAATCCCAAGTGGATGAACTACCTGGTGGAAGAAAAAATGATTCCCGCCGATCAGGTTCGGATCCTCGCCTTCAATTCGCTGGTTCTGGCCGGAGACCCCGGCCTTTCGGTAACATCCCTGGACGATGTCGCCAAGCTTGGGCGCATAGCGATCGGCAGTCCGAAAAGCGTGCCTGCGGGACAATACGCTGAACAGGCTCTCAAGGCTGCGGGTCTTTTTGAAAAGGTGCAGCCGAAACTGGTCATGGCCAAGGACGTGAGGCAGGCGCTGATCTACGCCGATCGGGGGGAGGTGGACGGAGCTTTTGTTTACAGGACCGACGCACTGCTGGCGGAGAAGGCCAAGATTCTGCTGGAGATTCCTCAGGAGCTGTACAGCGAGGTCAACTATCCGATCGCCCTCACCGTTGCGGGCCTGAAAAAGCCTGAGGCGGTCGCCTTCGCCGATTATCTCAAAACCGCCGAGGCCGCAGAAATGCTGAGGAAGTACGGGTTTGTGGTTCGCTGTGAAAATTCCGGACAGAAAACGAAACCTTGA
- the modB gene encoding molybdate ABC transporter permease subunit: MIEFSPTDWQAIMLSARVAITATLAALPLGFAVAYLLAFGRVPGKSLINGIISLPLVLPPVVVGYLLLLSLGNRSWLGEKLVRLGFPIIFTWKAAVIASIVVGFPLLVHSIRIGMEDIDEKLIQASRTLGARWYDTLFTVILPLSVRAILAGSTLLFARSLGEFGATIILAGNIPGVTQTIPLAIYDYTSTPGGDHMALGLCLISILLALGVLLFSEGLIKRFRREARR; this comes from the coding sequence ATGATCGAATTCTCCCCAACCGACTGGCAGGCTATCATGCTTAGCGCGAGGGTGGCCATCACGGCCACTCTCGCCGCTTTGCCGCTGGGCTTTGCCGTCGCCTATCTTTTGGCCTTCGGCCGGGTTCCGGGCAAATCCCTGATCAACGGCATCATCAGCCTGCCCCTCGTCCTGCCGCCGGTAGTGGTCGGCTACCTGCTGTTGTTGTCCCTTGGCAACCGAAGCTGGCTCGGTGAAAAGCTTGTCCGGTTGGGCTTTCCGATCATCTTCACCTGGAAGGCGGCGGTCATCGCTTCGATCGTCGTCGGTTTCCCCCTGCTGGTGCATTCGATCCGCATCGGCATGGAGGATATCGACGAAAAACTGATTCAGGCCTCCCGCACCCTTGGTGCCCGCTGGTACGACACCCTTTTTACCGTCATCCTCCCGCTTTCCGTCCGGGCCATCCTCGCAGGCTCCACTCTGCTCTTCGCCCGCAGCCTCGGCGAGTTCGGCGCCACGATCATCCTGGCCGGAAATATCCCGGGAGTGACCCAGACCATTCCCCTGGCCATCTACGACTACACCAGCACACCCGGCGGAGACCACATGGCCTTGGGGCTTTGTCTAATTTCCATACTTCTGGCCCTGGGGGTACTGCTTTTCAGCGAAGGCCTGATCAAGCGCTTCAGGCGGGAGGCACGGCGATGA
- the modC gene encoding molybdenum ABC transporter ATP-binding protein has translation MNLEVCLEKRLGDFSFTAEFVSCCRRIGLFGPSGSGKSTLLNMLAGLLKPDRGYIRLEGEPLFDCSAKVNKSSDRRRLGVVFQHAHLFPHMGVRRNLLYGYKRIPKEERRIDFDSLVEVLNLGPLLDRGVGTLSGGERQRVALGRAVLSCPRLLLMDEPLNGLDEGLKYQIIPYLKKVFTEFEIPLFFISHSLNEMRLMTDQVLELSGGRLCNQTTAHELAVRRMGNSRAGYINLLELRDPQPRGGLFVYRWGTEELVVAADKVEKVAMFELSSKDITLFKRHPEATSARNLLRCRVERLFDAGHRIGVELDCNGRHLVAQVVDEAVEELGLEPGREIFAAIKASAFGRLY, from the coding sequence ATGAACCTCGAAGTTTGTCTGGAAAAGAGACTGGGGGATTTCTCCTTTACCGCCGAATTCGTCTCCTGTTGCCGGCGCATCGGCCTGTTCGGGCCTTCCGGCAGCGGCAAGTCGACGCTGCTGAATATGCTCGCGGGCCTGCTCAAACCCGACCGGGGCTACATCCGCCTGGAGGGCGAACCCCTCTTCGACTGCAGCGCTAAAGTCAACAAGTCCTCCGATCGGCGCCGGCTCGGAGTGGTCTTCCAGCATGCCCATCTCTTCCCACACATGGGTGTCCGGCGCAACCTTCTCTACGGCTACAAACGCATCCCCAAAGAGGAGCGGCGGATCGATTTCGACTCCCTGGTCGAGGTGCTCAACCTCGGTCCTCTGCTCGATCGGGGGGTCGGCACCCTCTCCGGCGGCGAGCGTCAGCGGGTGGCCCTGGGTCGGGCGGTTCTGTCCTGCCCCCGGCTGCTGCTCATGGACGAACCCCTCAACGGCCTCGACGAGGGGCTTAAATACCAGATCATTCCCTATCTGAAGAAGGTTTTCACCGAGTTCGAAATTCCGCTATTCTTCATCAGCCACTCTCTGAATGAAATGCGGCTGATGACCGATCAGGTGCTGGAACTGTCCGGTGGCAGACTCTGCAATCAGACGACCGCCCACGAACTGGCGGTCCGAAGGATGGGGAACAGTCGCGCAGGGTACATCAACCTTCTGGAATTGCGCGACCCCCAACCCAGAGGGGGGCTTTTTGTCTATCGATGGGGTACCGAGGAACTGGTCGTGGCTGCGGACAAAGTGGAAAAGGTGGCGATGTTCGAGCTTTCCTCCAAGGACATCACCCTGTTCAAGCGCCATCCGGAAGCGACCAGCGCCCGCAATCTTCTGCGCTGCAGGGTCGAAAGGTTGTTCGATGCCGGTCATCGGATCGGGGTCGAACTCGACTGCAACGGCCGGCATCTTGTGGCACAGGTCGTGGATGAAGCGGTTGAGGAACTCGGACTGGAGCCGGGCAGGGAGATTTTCGCCGCCATCAAGGCCTCGGCGTTTGGCCGGTTGTACTGA
- a CDS encoding hemerythrin domain-containing protein, translated as MKLDITQVLADEHQLILRMIALIEKNVALMEQGRFRNWQFFIDAVDFIRNYADRFHHAKEEDVLFIALVRNGMPEKQSPIEAMLLEHDQGREFVRALEEAAEKALSGETGQLPIIAENARGYAALLRNHIGKEDSILYPLAERVLPEEVRSGVLQNYQKAEARTPGLEEKYRRLVEKYEDKDVI; from the coding sequence ATGAAGCTTGACATTACCCAGGTACTGGCAGACGAACATCAGTTGATTCTGCGCATGATCGCCCTGATTGAAAAGAACGTGGCATTGATGGAGCAGGGCAGGTTCCGCAACTGGCAGTTTTTTATCGACGCGGTCGATTTTATCCGCAACTATGCGGATCGTTTCCACCACGCCAAGGAAGAGGATGTGCTGTTCATCGCACTGGTCAGAAACGGCATGCCCGAAAAGCAGTCGCCGATCGAGGCGATGCTCCTGGAGCATGACCAGGGGCGGGAATTTGTCCGCGCTCTGGAAGAGGCAGCCGAGAAGGCCCTGTCCGGAGAGACCGGACAGTTACCGATAATCGCCGAAAACGCGAGAGGATATGCAGCGCTGCTGCGCAACCACATCGGCAAGGAAGACTCGATCCTCTACCCGCTCGCCGAACGGGTGCTGCCCGAAGAGGTGCGTTCCGGCGTGCTGCAAAATTACCAAAAGGCCGAGGCCAGAACTCCCGGTTTGGAGGAAAAATATCGCAGGTTGGTGGAAAAGTATGAAGATAAGGATGTGATCTGA
- a CDS encoding Hsp20/alpha crystallin family protein: protein MADRNVTVRSENTPSGVEEVSRPERYSRPPVDIFETEDSLTLVADLPGVEKDRLDIHLEKGILTISGRVMPTQGPEVLAREFSLIDYYRQFQVPSEIDADRVSADFKNGVLTLSMPKSEAAKPRRIEIRH from the coding sequence ATGGCGGATAGAAACGTTACCGTTCGCAGTGAAAACACCCCCTCCGGGGTGGAAGAAGTGAGCCGCCCGGAGCGTTACTCCCGGCCTCCGGTTGACATTTTCGAAACGGAGGACAGCCTCACCCTGGTGGCTGATCTTCCCGGTGTGGAAAAGGATCGGCTCGATATTCATCTGGAAAAAGGAATTTTAACCATCAGCGGCAGGGTCATGCCGACCCAGGGCCCGGAAGTCCTCGCGCGGGAATTCTCCCTGATTGACTACTATCGGCAGTTCCAGGTCCCCTCTGAAATAGATGCCGACCGGGTCAGTGCAGACTTTAAAAACGGCGTACTGACTCTGTCGATGCCGAAATCGGAGGCGGCGAAACCGAGACGTATCGAGATCAGACACTGA
- a CDS encoding Hsp20/alpha crystallin family protein yields the protein MAAWDMFREMDELRREIDHVFRGLGVGRGLSPAFIPGIGVGDFPRINVSQDENNYYIHAMVPGIDPSDLELNIMQGTLTLSGERKESGNGDRSWHRRERGFGKFLRTVELPERVNTEKVDARYHNGILTITLGKAEEAKAKKISVKAS from the coding sequence ATGGCAGCGTGGGACATGTTTCGCGAAATGGATGAGCTCCGTCGTGAAATCGATCACGTGTTTCGTGGTTTAGGGGTTGGCCGGGGACTGAGCCCCGCGTTTATTCCCGGGATAGGAGTCGGAGATTTTCCCCGCATCAATGTGAGTCAGGATGAAAACAATTACTATATCCATGCGATGGTTCCCGGAATCGATCCCAGCGACCTCGAGCTGAATATCATGCAGGGAACGCTGACCCTCTCCGGGGAGAGGAAAGAGTCCGGGAATGGGGATCGAAGCTGGCACCGTCGGGAGAGAGGATTCGGAAAATTCCTGCGCACAGTGGAACTCCCCGAGAGGGTCAACACGGAAAAGGTCGACGCCCGGTATCATAACGGCATCCTCACCATCACTCTGGGAAAAGCGGAAGAGGCGAAGGCGAAAAAGATTTCTGTAAAAGCCAGCTGA
- a CDS encoding DnaJ C-terminal domain-containing protein translates to MPNRDYYRTLGVARNAESEEVKRAYRRLSQKYHPDVSLEPDAERRFREVAEAYEVLGDRERRADYDRSQVNVTPGNRIYNNSRPESFYSRQDFPHGGVEELSDLFEGLRRDRFRYPGDSGSWGYRQGEDLHATVQVDLEDSYRGAVRTITLEIPEIDPYGRLRQGKMDLSVRIPKGILPGQQIRLSGYGGPPENQGNYGDLYLEVEFRPHRFYRVDGKDLYLDLPVAPWEAALGGKIKIPTPEGVVDLQIPAGSGTGRILRLKGRGLPAKPPGHLYAVLQVALPPADSPKARELYRRMEQDLPFNPRSSFGI, encoded by the coding sequence ATGCCAAACCGGGACTATTACAGGACTCTCGGGGTGGCGCGAAATGCCGAGTCGGAAGAGGTCAAGCGGGCCTACCGAAGGCTGAGCCAGAAGTATCATCCCGATGTCAGTTTAGAGCCGGATGCCGAACGCAGATTCAGGGAGGTTGCGGAAGCTTACGAAGTGCTCGGGGATCGGGAGCGGAGGGCGGACTATGACAGGAGCCAGGTGAATGTAACTCCTGGAAACAGGATATACAATAATTCCCGGCCGGAAAGCTTTTACTCCCGCCAGGATTTCCCCCATGGGGGCGTGGAAGAGTTGTCCGATCTGTTCGAGGGGTTGAGGCGCGATCGTTTCCGCTACCCGGGAGATTCCGGCAGTTGGGGTTATCGACAGGGGGAAGATCTTCATGCCACTGTTCAGGTCGACCTGGAAGATTCATACCGGGGGGCGGTGCGCACCATCACCCTCGAGATCCCCGAAATTGATCCCTATGGCAGGTTGCGTCAAGGAAAAATGGATCTTTCGGTCAGGATTCCAAAAGGTATATTGCCCGGCCAGCAGATCCGGCTTTCGGGGTATGGTGGGCCCCCTGAAAACCAGGGGAACTACGGTGATCTCTATCTGGAGGTGGAGTTTCGTCCCCATCGTTTTTACCGCGTCGACGGCAAGGACCTCTACCTGGATCTGCCAGTCGCTCCCTGGGAGGCGGCGCTGGGAGGCAAGATCAAGATTCCGACGCCGGAAGGGGTGGTTGATCTGCAAATCCCGGCAGGATCCGGCACCGGCCGCATTCTGCGTCTTAAAGGGCGGGGTCTGCCGGCCAAACCTCCAGGTCATCTCTATGCCGTACTGCAGGTTGCCCTGCCGCCGGCCGACAGCCCCAAAGCCAGGGAGCTGTATCGCCGGATGGAGCAGGATCTTCCCTTCAATCCACGGTCTTCCTTTGGAATATGA
- a CDS encoding amylo-alpha-1,6-glucosidase produces MLDAADHKDDYHIQAATASADERTRVLKQGETFAVFDSRGDILPLGRGEQGLYHEGTRFLSYLDFLVENQRPLLLSSTVNERNELLTVDLTNPDLIIAGDREIPRGSLHIFRSKFLWKNTCFERIRLANFGLGPLSLSFSLQFDGDFRDIFEVRGVQRKRRGQRKEGDVRGNEVVLPYQGLDGRERRTVLRFSPSPEHISPSEAVFSLQLEPQESASFYLTICCQIQEDRPEHPDYEESFTASLKRLELYRSELCEVKTSTGQFNGWLNRSMDDLHMLFTETGQGVYPYAGVPWYSTAFGRDGIITALQMLWINPRIARGVLNFLAANQATEEIPESDAEPGKIIHETRLGEMAALGEIPFGRYYGSVDSTPLFVMLAGAYYERTADRNFIESLWPHILQALHWIDTYGDKDGDGFVEYLRHSSTGLVQQGWKDSWDSVFHEDGTMAKGPIALCEVQGYVYAAKRQAAAMAEMLGEKDQATILHQQAATLRDKFQKVFWCSDLNSYALALDGAKRPCRIPSSNAGQCLFTGIASPEQAARLARQLLSPALFSGWGIRTIAEGTARYNPMAYHNGSIWPHDNSLIAQGLALYGETRKALQVFEGMYHLANNVDLMRLPELFCGFKRLPAQGPVLYPLACSPQAWAAGTVFLLLQACLGLTIDARTSQIRFWHPVLPPFLDEVVIRNLKIREASVDLSITRHPTDVGINVLQRDPGIEVVAIK; encoded by the coding sequence ATGCTGGATGCAGCAGACCACAAGGACGATTATCATATTCAGGCCGCTACGGCTTCCGCCGATGAACGGACCCGTGTCCTTAAACAGGGGGAGACGTTCGCCGTTTTCGACAGCCGGGGGGATATTTTGCCTCTGGGCAGGGGAGAGCAGGGTCTTTACCATGAAGGAACCCGCTTCCTGTCCTACCTGGATTTCCTGGTGGAAAACCAGCGGCCCTTGCTGCTCAGTTCCACCGTCAATGAGCGGAACGAACTGCTCACAGTGGACCTCACCAACCCGGATCTGATCATCGCCGGAGATCGGGAAATCCCCCGAGGCAGTCTGCATATTTTCCGTTCGAAATTTTTGTGGAAAAATACCTGCTTCGAGAGGATAAGATTGGCCAATTTCGGACTGGGTCCGTTGTCGCTTTCCTTTTCCCTGCAATTCGACGGGGATTTCAGGGATATTTTCGAAGTCAGAGGGGTTCAGAGAAAGAGACGGGGGCAGCGAAAAGAGGGTGATGTCCGGGGGAATGAAGTCGTTCTGCCCTACCAGGGGCTGGACGGAAGGGAACGCAGGACCGTTTTAAGATTTTCTCCCTCGCCTGAACACATTTCTCCAAGCGAAGCGGTTTTCTCCCTTCAACTGGAGCCCCAGGAATCGGCGAGCTTCTATCTGACCATCTGTTGCCAGATTCAGGAAGACCGTCCGGAGCATCCCGATTACGAGGAGTCTTTCACCGCCTCTCTGAAGAGACTGGAGCTTTACCGTTCGGAACTTTGCGAAGTGAAAACAAGCACAGGGCAGTTCAACGGGTGGCTCAACCGTTCCATGGACGACCTGCATATGCTATTCACCGAAACCGGCCAGGGCGTTTACCCCTATGCCGGTGTGCCCTGGTACAGCACCGCCTTCGGCCGGGACGGCATCATCACAGCGCTTCAGATGCTCTGGATCAATCCCCGCATTGCGCGCGGGGTGCTGAACTTTCTGGCTGCCAATCAGGCGACGGAGGAAATACCTGAAAGCGATGCCGAGCCGGGCAAAATTATCCATGAAACCCGTTTGGGTGAAATGGCGGCACTGGGCGAGATCCCTTTCGGTCGCTATTACGGCAGCGTCGATTCCACCCCCCTTTTCGTCATGTTGGCCGGCGCCTATTATGAACGGACCGCAGATCGTAACTTTATCGAAAGTCTATGGCCGCATATCCTCCAAGCGCTGCACTGGATCGACACCTATGGCGATAAGGACGGGGATGGCTTCGTGGAATATCTTCGTCATTCCTCGACCGGCCTGGTTCAACAGGGCTGGAAAGATTCCTGGGATTCGGTGTTCCACGAGGACGGCACCATGGCCAAGGGTCCCATCGCCTTATGCGAAGTGCAGGGATATGTCTATGCAGCCAAGCGGCAGGCGGCCGCGATGGCGGAAATGTTGGGGGAAAAGGACCAGGCTACGATTCTGCATCAGCAGGCCGCCACCCTGCGGGACAAATTTCAGAAAGTCTTCTGGTGCAGCGATCTGAACTCCTACGCCCTGGCGCTTGATGGAGCCAAGCGCCCCTGCCGAATTCCCAGTTCCAATGCCGGACAATGCCTGTTCACCGGCATCGCCTCCCCAGAACAGGCGGCCCGATTGGCCCGGCAGCTTCTTTCCCCGGCTCTATTCAGCGGATGGGGCATCCGCACCATTGCCGAAGGAACAGCCAGATACAATCCCATGGCCTACCACAACGGCTCCATCTGGCCCCATGACAATTCCCTGATCGCCCAGGGATTGGCTCTTTACGGTGAAACCAGGAAGGCTCTCCAGGTCTTCGAGGGCATGTATCACCTGGCCAACAACGTCGACCTGATGCGTCTGCCAGAGCTCTTCTGCGGCTTCAAACGTCTGCCGGCCCAGGGTCCGGTTCTTTACCCGCTGGCCTGCTCGCCCCAGGCCTGGGCGGCCGGCACGGTTTTTCTCCTGCTGCAGGCCTGCCTGGGGCTCACCATCGACGCCCGGACCAGCCAGATCCGATTCTGGCACCCAGTACTGCCTCCTTTTCTGGACGAGGTCGTCATCCGAAATCTGAAGATCAGGGAGGCATCCGTGGACCTGTCCATAACCCGTCACCCGACAGATGTCGGCATCAATGTCCTGCAGCGGGATCCGGGAATCGAAGTCGTCGCCATAAAGTAG